From the genome of Fusobacterium varium, one region includes:
- the cobD gene encoding Threonine-phosphate decarboxylase: MDLHGGNIYRLKREGKGNLLDYSSNINPLGVPDSFKKAIIENFDILEKYPDPDYIELRENIGRYNDIEAKNIIAGNGATEILFLYMKAMQPKKTLIVSPSFAEYKRALESVGSEIIYYPLLENNDYNLDVDNFLKEVPQCDLVVICNPNNPTGSFISLENIKRINSILSERKIKLFIDEAFIEFIKGWEDMTSVLLKDENIFVMRALTKFFAVPGVRLGYGITYDEEIMKKMEKYKEPWSVNSFADIAGKVMLWDKKYIEATENWIEEEKKWFYEESCKIENIKTFKTNVNFILVKLLKKNSSAVRDEMIEKGVVVRDASNFKFLNNQYIRLAIKNRENNIKVLQALKEVMS, encoded by the coding sequence ATGGATCTGCATGGAGGAAATATCTACAGACTGAAAAGAGAGGGGAAAGGGAATCTATTAGACTACAGCTCTAATATAAATCCTTTGGGAGTACCTGACTCTTTTAAAAAAGCAATAATAGAAAACTTTGATATTCTTGAAAAGTATCCAGACCCTGACTATATAGAATTGAGGGAAAATATAGGAAGATATAATGATATTGAAGCTAAAAATATAATAGCAGGAAATGGAGCAACAGAAATTTTATTTCTGTATATGAAAGCTATGCAGCCTAAAAAAACTTTAATAGTATCTCCAAGTTTTGCTGAATATAAAAGAGCATTGGAAAGTGTAGGAAGTGAAATAATTTATTATCCACTACTGGAAAATAATGATTATAATCTAGATGTGGATAATTTTTTAAAGGAAGTACCTCAATGCGACCTTGTTGTTATATGCAACCCAAATAACCCTACTGGAAGTTTTATTTCTTTAGAAAATATAAAAAGAATAAACAGCATTTTATCTGAAAGAAAAATAAAATTATTTATAGATGAAGCTTTTATAGAATTTATAAAAGGCTGGGAAGATATGACAAGTGTGCTTTTAAAAGATGAAAATATTTTTGTAATGAGAGCTTTAACTAAGTTTTTTGCTGTACCAGGGGTAAGACTGGGATATGGAATAACTTATGATGAAGAGATAATGAAAAAAATGGAGAAATATAAAGAACCTTGGAGTGTAAATAGTTTTGCTGATATAGCTGGAAAGGTTATGCTCTGGGATAAAAAATATATAGAGGCAACTGAAAACTGGATAGAAGAAGAAAAAAAATGGTTTTATGAGGAAAGCTGCAAAATTGAAAATATAAAAACTTTTAAAACAAATGTGAATTTTATTCTGGTGAAGCTTTTGAAGAAAAATTCATCTGCTGTAAGAGATGAAATGATAGAAAAAGGTGTAGTTGTAAGAGATGCTTCTAATTTTAAATTTTTAAATAATCAATACATAAGACTTGCAATAAAAAATCGAGAAAACAATATAAAGGTATTACAGGCTTTGAAAGAGGTGATGTCATGA
- the cobB_1 gene encoding Cobyrinic acid A,C-diamide synthase: MKAFMLAGISSGIGKTTVSMGLMSLFENVSPFKTGPDYIDPGFHQFVTGNKSYNLDLFMMGEEGVKYSFYKHQKDISIVEGVMGLYDGIDNSLDNNSSAHLSRVLGIPVVLVVDGIGKSTSIAAQVLGYQLLDKRVNIAGVIINKVSSRKTYDIFKEAIEMYTDVKCLGYVPKDESLHIGSRHLGLLQAEEIGDLKVKISSLAEVLKETIDVDGILEIASKVKIESVENPFKKDKDKYKGLKIGIAKDRAFSFYYNDNIELLKYLGAEIEYFSPVYDKKIPENVDILYFGGGYPENFARELSENKSMIESVNKFYHNNGKIFGECGGFMFLSKEIETIDGEKFPMCSLIDCSIKMGNRLDISRFGYISLLKENKIIGKGHEFHYSKIKEIGNDTRKYTARKKDGREWNCIFEEKGLKGGYPHIHFFTSFDLLKDILEKEGK; encoded by the coding sequence ATGAAAGCCTTTATGCTTGCAGGAATAAGCAGTGGAATAGGAAAAACGACAGTTTCTATGGGGCTTATGTCACTCTTTGAAAATGTATCACCATTTAAGACTGGTCCTGACTATATAGATCCTGGCTTTCATCAGTTTGTAACTGGAAATAAAAGCTATAACCTAGATTTGTTTATGATGGGAGAAGAGGGAGTAAAATACAGTTTTTATAAACATCAAAAAGACATATCAATAGTAGAAGGAGTAATGGGACTTTATGATGGAATAGATAATTCACTGGACAACAACAGTTCAGCACATCTTTCAAGAGTTCTAGGAATTCCAGTGGTGTTGGTAGTAGATGGAATAGGAAAAAGTACAAGTATAGCTGCTCAAGTCTTAGGATATCAATTATTAGATAAAAGAGTGAACATAGCAGGTGTTATTATCAATAAAGTTTCAAGCAGGAAAACATATGATATATTCAAAGAAGCAATAGAGATGTATACAGATGTAAAATGTCTGGGATATGTTCCTAAAGATGAGTCGCTTCATATAGGGAGCAGACATTTAGGACTACTTCAGGCAGAAGAAATTGGAGATTTAAAAGTCAAAATATCTTCTCTTGCTGAAGTTTTAAAAGAAACAATAGATGTAGATGGAATATTGGAAATAGCTTCTAAAGTCAAAATAGAATCAGTAGAAAATCCTTTTAAAAAAGATAAAGACAAGTATAAAGGATTGAAAATAGGAATAGCAAAAGACAGAGCTTTCAGTTTTTATTATAATGACAATATAGAACTATTGAAATATTTAGGTGCTGAGATAGAATATTTTTCTCCTGTATATGATAAAAAAATACCTGAAAATGTAGATATACTATATTTTGGTGGAGGATATCCTGAGAATTTCGCAAGGGAGCTTTCTGAAAACAAAAGTATGATAGAATCAGTAAATAAATTTTATCATAACAATGGAAAGATATTTGGTGAATGTGGAGGATTCATGTTTTTATCTAAAGAGATAGAAACAATAGATGGTGAAAAATTTCCAATGTGCAGTTTGATAGATTGTAGTATAAAAATGGGAAACAGGCTTGATATTTCCAGATTTGGATATATAAGTTTATTAAAAGAAAATAAGATTATTGGAAAGGGACATGAATTTCATTATTCTAAAATAAAAGAGATAGGAAATGATACAAGAAAGTATACTGCCAGAAAAAAAGATGGCAGAGAGTGGAATTGTATATTTGAAGAAAAAGGATTAAAAGGTGGATATCCCCATATTCATTTTTTCACAAGTTTTGATTTATTGAAAGATATCTTAGAAAAGGAAGGTAAATAA
- the cbiC gene encoding Cobalt-precorrin-8X methylmutase — MNNYIKVPQDIEKRSFEIIGEELGDKINKFDEATLPVIKRVIHTTADFEYADLIEFMNDAINSGKEALKKGCKIYCDTNMIVNGASKMVLSKFNCEAYCLVADSEVVKEAKEKGVTRSIVGMEKAAKDPNTKIFLIGNAPTALYQLKEMIERNEIEKPALVVGVPVGFVGAAESKEAFKSLGIPYITINGRKGGSTVAVSILHGILYQMYQREGF, encoded by the coding sequence ATGAATAATTATATAAAAGTACCACAAGACATAGAAAAAAGAAGTTTTGAGATAATTGGAGAGGAACTGGGAGATAAAATAAATAAATTTGATGAGGCAACTCTTCCAGTTATAAAAAGAGTTATACATACCACTGCTGATTTTGAGTATGCAGATTTAATTGAATTTATGAATGATGCCATAAACAGTGGGAAAGAAGCTCTTAAAAAGGGCTGCAAAATATATTGTGATACAAATATGATAGTGAATGGTGCAAGTAAAATGGTACTTTCTAAATTTAATTGTGAAGCTTACTGTCTTGTGGCAGATAGCGAAGTAGTTAAAGAAGCAAAAGAAAAAGGAGTTACAAGATCAATAGTAGGAATGGAAAAGGCAGCAAAAGATCCAAATACAAAAATATTTCTTATAGGAAATGCACCTACTGCTCTTTATCAATTAAAAGAAATGATAGAAAGAAATGAAATAGAAAAGCCTGCCCTTGTAGTTGGAGTTCCAGTGGGATTTGTTGGAGCTGCCGAATCAAAAGAGGCTTTTAAATCATTGGGAATTCCATATATAACGATAAATGGAAGAAAAGGAGGAAGTACAGTAGCAGTTTCTATTCTGCATGGTATATTGTATCAAATGTATCAAAGAGAGGGATTCTAA
- a CDS encoding cobalt-precorrin-6A synthase has translation MNEELRSGYTTGTCAAAGAKAALEALLYGRESSEIEITTLNGVELTIPVFKLRVRNNFATCAVVKFAGDDPDVTNGIRICTKVKLVKELPQIEKGYYFDKFVLVGGRGVGTATKKGVQVPLGKSAINPGPLKMISEVVNELLEDKEVKAVVTVYVPEGKAKAQKTFNPKLGIKGGISILGSTGIVKPMSEEALKDSMYAELKVLRMDKDRDWVVFAFGNYGKNYCERLGLDLEQMIVISNFVGFMVDSAVKLGFKRIILLGHIGKAVKIAGGIFNTHSRVADARMEIMGANAFLVGESYENIRKILEANTVEEACDYVEKKELFTVIAEKVKKKVMEYSRTDDLRCESLIFSFKGDTLGYSDGFYKLAGEVAE, from the coding sequence ATGAATGAAGAATTAAGAAGTGGTTATACTACTGGTACTTGTGCAGCAGCTGGAGCAAAGGCAGCTTTAGAAGCTCTTCTTTATGGAAGGGAATCTTCTGAAATAGAAATAACAACTCTTAATGGAGTGGAGCTAACTATTCCTGTTTTTAAGTTGAGAGTGAGAAATAATTTTGCTACTTGTGCTGTGGTTAAATTTGCTGGAGATGATCCTGATGTAACTAATGGAATCAGAATATGTACAAAAGTAAAGTTGGTTAAGGAACTTCCTCAAATAGAAAAGGGATACTATTTTGATAAATTTGTTTTGGTAGGAGGAAGAGGAGTAGGAACAGCAACTAAAAAAGGAGTACAGGTTCCATTGGGAAAATCAGCAATAAATCCTGGACCATTGAAGATGATATCAGAAGTGGTTAATGAACTGTTAGAGGATAAAGAAGTAAAAGCTGTAGTCACTGTCTATGTGCCTGAGGGGAAAGCAAAAGCTCAAAAAACTTTTAATCCTAAGTTAGGAATAAAAGGGGGAATATCTATATTAGGCTCTACTGGAATAGTGAAGCCTATGAGTGAAGAAGCTCTGAAGGATTCCATGTATGCAGAATTGAAAGTACTGAGAATGGATAAAGACAGGGATTGGGTAGTTTTTGCCTTTGGAAACTATGGAAAAAATTACTGTGAGCGACTGGGATTGGATTTGGAACAGATGATAGTCATAAGCAACTTTGTAGGATTTATGGTAGATTCTGCTGTTAAACTTGGTTTTAAAAGAATAATACTTCTAGGTCACATAGGAAAAGCTGTAAAAATAGCAGGGGGAATATTTAATACCCACAGCAGAGTGGCAGATGCAAGAATGGAAATAATGGGAGCAAATGCTTTTCTTGTGGGAGAAAGCTATGAAAATATAAGAAAAATATTGGAAGCTAATACAGTGGAAGAAGCTTGTGACTATGTAGAGAAAAAAGAACTCTTTACAGTGATAGCAGAAAAAGTTAAGAAAAAAGTTATGGAATACAGCAGAACAGATGATTTGAGATGTGAATCTTTAATATTTTCATTTAAGGGAGATACTTTAGGATATAGTGATGGATTCTATAAATTGGCAGGTGAGGTAGCTGAATAA
- the cbiE gene encoding Probable cobalt-precorrin-6Y C(5)-methyltransferase: MVVSGDTGFYSLLPFLKKYFSNDELEVIPGISSYQYLFSKIGECWQNFVLASAHGRDFDYIKAMDEKEGVVLLTDEKNTPYTIGKKIYDSGIRGVEIIVGERLSYPDEIITRVDVENFEELNKEFKMNIVILKKGENYAHL; this comes from the coding sequence GTGGTAGTATCAGGAGATACAGGATTTTATAGTCTTCTTCCATTTTTAAAAAAATATTTTTCTAATGATGAATTAGAAGTTATTCCAGGGATATCTTCATATCAGTATCTGTTTTCAAAAATAGGAGAATGCTGGCAGAATTTTGTTCTGGCAAGTGCCCATGGAAGAGATTTTGATTATATAAAAGCAATGGATGAAAAAGAGGGAGTAGTGCTTCTTACAGATGAAAAAAATACTCCATATACTATTGGAAAAAAAATTTATGATTCAGGAATAAGAGGAGTGGAAATAATAGTAGGAGAAAGACTTTCTTATCCTGATGAAATAATAACCAGAGTAGATGTAGAAAATTTTGAAGAATTAAATAAAGAATTTAAAATGAATATTGTGATATTGAAAAAAGGAGAAAATTATGCACATCTATGA
- the cbiT gene encoding Probable cobalt-precorrin-6Y C(15)-methyltransferase [decarboxylating], which translates to MHIYDNEFIHGELPMTKQEVRAVSIAKLRLKEDSVLIDVGAGTGTIGIEAATYLKDGKVIGIEKEEKGLEVIRENVKKFNLENYYLIHGRAPQDIPETSYDRMFIGGSTGGMREIVEHFIKYSKPDSRLVINAITLETLNSAMTILKEKGFNNIEVVNMSVSRGKKVGPYTMMYGENPIYIITAVKEENVNG; encoded by the coding sequence ATGCACATCTATGACAATGAATTTATACATGGGGAACTTCCTATGACTAAACAGGAAGTGAGGGCAGTATCTATTGCTAAACTTAGATTGAAAGAAGATTCTGTATTGATAGATGTGGGAGCAGGAACAGGAACTATTGGAATAGAAGCTGCTACATATTTAAAAGATGGAAAAGTAATAGGGATAGAAAAAGAGGAGAAAGGGCTTGAAGTAATAAGAGAAAATGTAAAAAAGTTTAATCTTGAAAACTATTATCTTATACATGGAAGAGCACCACAGGATATTCCAGAAACAAGCTATGACAGAATGTTCATAGGAGGTTCTACTGGAGGAATGAGAGAAATAGTAGAACATTTCATAAAGTATTCTAAACCTGATTCAAGATTAGTCATAAATGCAATAACACTTGAAACATTAAATAGTGCTATGACTATATTAAAAGAAAAAGGTTTTAATAATATAGAAGTTGTAAATATGTCAGTATCAAGAGGAAAGAAAGTTGGACCATACACTATGATGTATGGAGAAAATCCAATCTATATAATAACAGCTGTGAAGGAGGAAAATGTAAATGGATAA
- a CDS encoding cobalt-precorrin-2 C(20)-methyltransferase — translation MDNKFYGIGVGVGDPDQITLKAIKTLKKLDVVILPEAKKIWGVQLIQ, via the coding sequence ATGGATAACAAATTTTATGGGATTGGAGTGGGAGTAGGGGATCCTGATCAAATCACTTTAAAAGCGATAAAGACATTAAAAAAATTAGATGTTGTAATATTACCAGAAGCAAAAAAGATATGGGGAGTACAGCTTATTCAATAG
- the cbiL gene encoding Cobalt-precorrin-2 C(20)-methyltransferase, protein MGSTAYSIAKEYLKEDVELVFMEFPMLKNPLDRVEGRKANTRIVEKLLDEGKNVGFLTIGDTMTYSTYVYILEHLDKKYEVETIPGISSFADISSRFNLPIVMGDESLKIIGLSETTDIEKEIEGSDNLVFMKVSRNFDRLKAALEKTGNMENVIMVSNCGKENQEVYFDISHLEKDDIHYFSTMLLKKEELSNGKSLFHRSRTWGS, encoded by the coding sequence ATGGGGAGTACAGCTTATTCAATAGCTAAAGAATATTTAAAAGAAGATGTAGAACTTGTATTTATGGAATTTCCAATGCTGAAAAATCCTTTAGATAGAGTAGAGGGAAGAAAAGCTAATACAAGAATTGTAGAAAAATTACTTGATGAAGGAAAAAATGTAGGATTTCTTACTATAGGAGATACTATGACATACAGTACATATGTATATATATTAGAGCACCTTGATAAAAAATATGAAGTGGAAACTATTCCAGGAATATCTTCATTTGCTGATATATCTTCAAGATTCAACCTGCCTATAGTAATGGGAGATGAATCATTAAAAATAATCGGACTTAGTGAAACTACTGATATAGAAAAAGAGATAGAAGGAAGCGACAACCTTGTGTTTATGAAAGTCAGCAGAAATTTTGACAGATTGAAAGCAGCATTGGAAAAAACAGGAAATATGGAAAATGTAATAATGGTTTCTAATTGTGGAAAGGAAAATCAGGAAGTATATTTTGATATTTCTCATTTAGAAAAAGATGATATTCACTATTTCTCTACAATGTTATTAAAAAAGGAGGAATTGAGCAATGGAAAAAGTTTATTTCATAGGAGCAGGACCTGGGGATCCTGA
- the cbiF gene encoding Cobalt-precorrin-4 C(11)-methyltransferase produces MEKVYFIGAGPGDPELITIKGQRIVKEADIIIYAGSLVPRQVIECHKEGAEVYNSASMTLEEVMDVTIKGIKAGKKVARVHTGDPAIFGAHREQMDILDENGIEYEVIPGVSSFLASAAAVKKEFTLPSVSQTVICTRLEGRTPVPEKESLESLAAHRASMAIFLSVHMIGDVVKRLATSYPMTTPIAVVQRATWEDQKVVMGTLETIEELVKEAGISKTAQILVGDFLGNEYEKSKLYDKTFTHEFRKGIE; encoded by the coding sequence ATGGAAAAAGTTTATTTCATAGGAGCAGGACCTGGGGATCCTGAATTAATAACTATAAAGGGACAAAGAATAGTAAAAGAAGCAGATATCATTATATATGCTGGGTCTTTGGTTCCAAGACAGGTAATAGAGTGTCATAAAGAGGGAGCAGAGGTATATAATTCAGCTTCTATGACATTGGAAGAAGTTATGGACGTAACTATAAAGGGAATAAAAGCTGGGAAAAAAGTGGCTAGAGTACATACTGGAGATCCTGCAATATTTGGTGCTCATAGAGAGCAGATGGATATTTTAGATGAAAATGGAATTGAGTATGAAGTTATTCCAGGAGTGAGTTCATTTCTTGCTTCAGCAGCAGCAGTAAAAAAAGAATTTACACTTCCCTCTGTATCACAGACAGTTATCTGTACAAGATTAGAAGGAAGAACTCCTGTTCCAGAGAAAGAATCATTAGAAAGCCTTGCTGCTCACAGAGCTTCAATGGCAATATTCCTTTCTGTACACATGATAGGAGATGTAGTAAAAAGACTTGCTACTTCTTATCCTATGACAACTCCTATTGCAGTAGTTCAAAGAGCTACATGGGAGGATCAAAAAGTTGTAATGGGAACATTGGAAACAATAGAAGAACTTGTGAAAGAAGCAGGAATATCTAAAACTGCTCAAATATTAGTTGGAGATTTCTTAGGAAATGAATATGAGAAGTCTAAATTATATGATAAAACTTTTACACATGAATTCAGAAAAGGAATAGAATAA
- a CDS encoding cobalamin biosynthesis protein CbiG: protein MKLAVWTVTRGAGHLGKKYGEILKADVFTLKKFQIENTLQMEDFTGTLNEKFNEYDGHIFVMATGIVIRKIASLIKSKDVDPAVLVADEGENFIISLLSGHLGGANELANEAAEKLGLLPIITTSSDVTGKIAVDTISQKIQGELESLEKAKNVTSLIIDGKEVNILLPKNVKFNSDVNEEGVILVSNREKIETVRIYPKNLILGIGCRRGIETEVIMEGIKKAMEVHNLSIKSIKKIATVDLKADEAGIIESSKLLKKELVIISREDIKKVEDRFEGSEFVKKQIGVSCVSEPCALLASNGKGKFIENKFIYNGMTVSIYEESFNDE from the coding sequence ATGAAACTGGCTGTATGGACTGTTACAAGAGGAGCAGGTCATTTAGGAAAAAAATATGGAGAGATATTAAAAGCTGATGTTTTTACACTGAAAAAATTTCAGATAGAAAATACACTGCAAATGGAAGATTTTACAGGTACTTTAAATGAAAAATTCAATGAATATGATGGACATATATTTGTTATGGCCACTGGGATAGTTATAAGAAAAATAGCTTCTTTAATAAAAAGTAAAGATGTAGATCCAGCAGTATTAGTTGCAGATGAAGGAGAAAATTTTATTATTTCTCTTCTTTCTGGACATTTAGGTGGTGCTAATGAACTTGCAAATGAGGCTGCTGAAAAGTTAGGACTTCTGCCTATAATCACTACTAGTTCAGATGTAACAGGGAAAATAGCAGTTGATACTATTTCTCAAAAGATACAGGGAGAATTAGAAAGTCTTGAAAAAGCAAAAAATGTTACTTCCCTTATAATTGATGGAAAAGAGGTAAACATTCTGCTTCCTAAAAATGTGAAATTTAACAGTGATGTAAATGAGGAAGGAGTAATACTAGTTTCCAATAGAGAAAAAATAGAAACAGTAAGAATATATCCTAAAAATCTGATTCTTGGTATAGGGTGTAGAAGAGGAATAGAAACAGAAGTGATAATGGAAGGAATAAAGAAAGCCATGGAAGTTCATAATCTTTCTATTAAAAGTATAAAAAAAATAGCTACTGTTGATTTGAAAGCTGATGAAGCTGGGATAATAGAAAGCAGTAAGCTACTGAAAAAAGAATTGGTTATAATTTCCAGAGAAGATATAAAGAAAGTTGAGGATAGATTTGAAGGTTCAGAATTTGTAAAAAAACAGATAGGGGTATCTTGTGTATCTGAGCCTTGTGCACTTTTAGCTTCAAATGGAAAAGGGAAATTTATTGAAAATAAATTTATTTATAATGGAATGACAGTATCTATTTATGAGGAGAGTTTTAATGATGAATAA
- the cbiH gene encoding Cobalt-precorrin-3B C(17)-methyltransferase, whose product MMNKGKIYVVGIGPGNMEDISVRAYKTLKNVDIIAGYTTYVDLVKDEFKDKEFYVSGMKKEIDRCEKVLELAKEGKIVALISSGDAGIYGMAGIMIEVAADSGIEVEVIPGITASVAGAALVGAPIMHDQAVISLSDLLTDWEVITRRIDKASEGDFVISLYNPKSNGRTTQIVEAREIMMKHKAPTTPVALLRHVGREDQNYTLTDLEHFLDHEIDMFTVVIIGNSKSYVKDNKMITPRGYKL is encoded by the coding sequence ATGATGAATAAAGGAAAAATATATGTAGTGGGAATAGGTCCAGGTAATATGGAAGATATCAGTGTAAGAGCATACAAAACGCTTAAAAATGTTGATATAATTGCAGGATATACAACTTATGTGGATTTAGTAAAAGATGAATTTAAAGATAAAGAATTTTATGTATCAGGAATGAAAAAAGAAATAGACAGATGTGAAAAAGTTCTTGAATTAGCAAAAGAAGGAAAAATAGTTGCATTAATCAGCAGTGGAGATGCAGGAATATACGGAATGGCTGGAATTATGATAGAAGTAGCTGCTGACAGTGGAATAGAAGTAGAAGTAATACCTGGAATAACTGCATCAGTAGCAGGAGCAGCTTTAGTAGGAGCTCCTATAATGCATGATCAGGCTGTTATCAGTTTGAGTGATCTTTTGACTGATTGGGAGGTAATTACTAGGAGAATCGATAAAGCAAGTGAGGGAGATTTTGTAATTTCTTTATATAATCCTAAAAGTAATGGAAGAACTACACAGATTGTTGAAGCAAGGGAAATAATGATGAAACATAAAGCACCAACTACTCCAGTAGCTTTATTAAGACATGTAGGGAGAGAGGATCAGAATTATACTTTAACTGATCTAGAACACTTTCTAGACCATGAGATAGATATGTTTACAGTAGTTATAATAGGAAATTCAAAATCTTATGTGAAAGATAATAAAATGATTACACCTAGAGGATATAAATTATGA
- the cobK gene encoding Precorrin-6A reductase, which produces MIWVIGGTKDSRIFLEKFASADKNIVVTTATEYGGKLLEGLPVKVVSEKLPLENMRVFIEKNSINMIIDISHPYAFEVSKNAMKVAEEFSIVYYRFEREEIHIIPDKFTEFENIEDLINYCDGLNGNILVTLGSNNIEHFSKVKELKKFYFRILPKWDMVKKCENNGILPKNIIAMQGPFSLNMNKAMIEQLNIEYLVTKKGGDTGGEREKIDACNEKGIEVILLDKPKIKYPNCYRNIDELIKNIIL; this is translated from the coding sequence ATGATATGGGTTATTGGTGGAACAAAAGATTCAAGAATCTTTTTGGAGAAATTTGCATCTGCCGATAAGAATATTGTAGTTACAACAGCTACTGAATATGGAGGGAAGCTTTTAGAGGGGCTTCCAGTAAAAGTAGTATCTGAAAAATTACCTTTGGAAAATATGAGAGTATTCATAGAAAAAAATTCTATTAATATGATTATAGATATCAGTCACCCTTATGCTTTTGAAGTGTCTAAGAATGCAATGAAAGTTGCAGAAGAATTTTCAATAGTTTATTACAGATTTGAAAGAGAAGAGATTCACATTATCCCTGATAAGTTCACTGAGTTTGAAAATATAGAGGATTTAATAAATTATTGTGATGGACTGAATGGAAACATTCTTGTAACATTGGGAAGTAATAATATTGAACATTTTTCCAAAGTGAAAGAGTTAAAAAAATTCTATTTTAGGATACTTCCTAAATGGGATATGGTAAAGAAATGTGAAAATAATGGGATACTTCCTAAAAATATAATAGCAATGCAAGGACCTTTTTCTTTGAATATGAACAAAGCCATGATAGAACAGCTGAATATAGAATATCTAGTGACTAAAAAAGGTGGAGATACAGGAGGAGAAAGAGAAAAAATAGATGCCTGTAATGAAAAAGGGATAGAAGTAATATTGCTGGATAAACCCAAAATCAAGTATCCTAATTGTTATAGGAATATAGATGAATTAATAAAAAATATTATATTATAA
- a CDS encoding Protein of uncharacterised function (DUF969) has protein sequence MIKLIGVLIILLGFVLKFDTIAVVLIAGVATGLVANMGFVEILEVLGKAFVSTRYMTLLLLTLAVVGILERNGLRERAAKCISELKGATCGKVLSIYVIVRTIAAAFSLRLSGHVQFIRPLVYPMVKGAAEKEGTVDAKTDEKLKALATSMENYGNFYGQNVFIASSGVLLIVGTLKELGITNVEPYTVAKCSIPVAVISIVVSIIRNYMFDKSLRNTKR, from the coding sequence ATGATTAAATTAATAGGAGTATTGATAATACTTTTAGGATTTGTATTAAAATTCGATACTATAGCTGTTGTACTTATAGCTGGAGTAGCAACAGGATTAGTTGCAAATATGGGATTTGTTGAGATTCTTGAGGTGCTTGGTAAAGCTTTTGTAAGTACAAGATATATGACACTTCTTCTTTTAACATTGGCAGTGGTAGGAATTTTAGAGAGAAATGGACTTAGAGAAAGAGCAGCAAAATGTATCTCTGAACTGAAAGGTGCTACATGTGGAAAAGTTTTAAGCATTTATGTTATTGTGAGAACAATTGCAGCAGCATTTTCACTTAGATTAAGTGGACATGTGCAATTTATAAGACCTCTTGTTTATCCTATGGTAAAAGGAGCTGCAGAAAAAGAAGGAACAGTAGATGCTAAAACTGATGAAAAATTAAAAGCACTTGCTACAAGTATGGAAAACTATGGAAATTTTTATGGACAGAATGTATTTATAGCTTCATCGGGAGTATTATTAATAGTTGGAACTCTAAAAGAATTGGGAATAACTAATGTTGAGCCTTACACTGTAGCAAAATGCAGTATTCCTGTTGCAGTAATTTCAATAGTTGTTTCTATTATAAGAAACTATATGTTTGATAAGAGTTTAAGAAATACTAAGAGATAA
- a CDS encoding Protein of uncharacterised function (DUF979) yields the protein MKETINLILEIMYVICGVISILCGIYALRDQKNEKRIGSAAFWIIFGLVFILGPYINPVIVGASLLVMGLITATKNIKIGSLANSSEEFREKQAAKLGNLIFVPALSIGIVAFAIAQFTPLGGLVGLGGEH from the coding sequence ATGAAAGAAACTATAAATTTAATTTTAGAAATAATGTATGTTATCTGTGGAGTAATTTCTATACTATGTGGAATATATGCATTGAGAGATCAGAAAAATGAAAAGAGAATAGGAAGTGCAGCATTTTGGATAATCTTTGGACTTGTATTTATATTAGGACCATATATAAATCCGGTTATAGTTGGAGCTTCTCTTCTTGTTATGGGATTAATTACAGCTACTAAAAATATAAAAATAGGTTCATTGGCAAACAGTAGTGAAGAATTTAGAGAAAAACAGGCAGCAAAATTAGGAAATCTTATATTTGTTCCTGCTCTATCAATAGGGATAGTAGCCTTTGCAATAGCTCAATTTACTCCATTAGGAGGACTTGTGGGGCTTGGAGGGGAGCATTAG